The Parabacteroides timonensis sequence CTATCCTTTTGGTTCATGCCCGTAATTTCAAAGGTTCTTTTCATGGATTAGTAGCCGGTTTCCTGGAAACAGGGGAGACATTGGAAGAATGTGTAAGACGCGAAGTGATGGAAGAAACCGGACTCGAAATCAGCAATATAACTTATTTCGGAAACCAGCCCTGGCCTTATCCAAGCAATTTGATGGTCGGATTTATCGCCGATTATGCCGGAGGTACTATCCGTTTACAGGATGAGGAATTGAGCGAAGGAGCGTTCTTTACGAAAGAGAACCTGCCCGAACTTCCCCGAAAACTCAGTCTGGCTCGTAAGATGATCGACTGGTGGCTGGAACAGCCCTGATAATGATAGTTGTACAACCTAAAATAATAGTATTATGTGTAAAAAACTTACCTTTTTTTGCTGTTTGGGACTTTTACTGTTGGCATTGCCCATAGTAACCATCACAGCACAAGTTACCACAGCAGATTATCTGCGTGCAGATACATTCCTAAAGTGTTCCGGTAAAATGTATTCTTCTGCAGTAATACCTGCATGGCTTGACAGTTCGCATTATTTCTGGTATAAAAACCATGAGCGGGGCGGCGATTTCTATTATCTGGTAAATGCAAAAACCGGGAAAAAACAGCGGGGTACGGATAAAAAACAACTTGCCGCTTTCTTGACCGGCAAGCAGAAGCCGTTGGCCGAGATCCTGTTGAAGGAGGAGGATGAGAAGAATGCAAACTACCGGAGAAACGGAGAAGAAGCCAAGCCGGTTATATCGCCTGATACTAAATGGGAAGCCTATATCCGGGATAACAATGTATATATCCGTCCTACCGGAGATGAAAAAGATAAAAAGAAAGGGGAAATTGCCCTGACAACCGACGGGACGACAAACCTGTTTTATAGTTCTTATATGATCTGGTCGCCCGACTCCCGTAAACTGGCCACTGTCAAGGTACGTGGTGTGCAGGAACGCCGTATTCCACTGATCGAGTCGAGTCCGGAAAGTCAGCGTCAGCCAATTTTACAATGGCGCGATTATGCCAAACCCGGTGATGTGATCGAAGTATGCCTGCCTGCCTTGTTCGATATAGAGTCACGTAAGCAGATCCCGTTGGATGTGGAACCTTATGCAAATCAGTTTACATTGTATCTGACCGGTTGGCGCAAGGATAGCCGTGCTTTCACTTTTGAGTTTAATCAACGTGGACATCAGCGCTATATCGTCGGTGAGGTAAATGCTACCGATGGAACGATCCGTCATCTGGCCGACGAACAGTCGAATACTTTTATCCATTATTATCAGAACTACCGTTACGATCTGAACGATGGTAAAGAAATGCTTTGGAGTTCGGAACGCGACGGTTGGCGGCATCTTTATCTGATGGATGGAAATACCGGCAACGTAAAACAGCAGGTGACTCAAGGGGAGTGGGTTGTCCGCCGGGTAGATTTTGTGGACGAGACCAACCGTACGGTTTATTTCTTTGCTTCCGGTTTCAATAAAGGAGAAGATCCTTATAATCTTCATTATTGCCGTATTAATCTGGATGGGACAGGATTTACCGATATGACACCTGAAAACGGGAATCACCGGATCTCTTTCTCTAAAGACCGGGCTTATTTTGTGGATACTTATTCACGACCGGATCTTCCGGCTGTCAGCCAGTTGAAAAAGACGGAAGATGCTTCGGTTGTAACCGTACTTGAAAAATGTGATGTCAGCGACCTGGTGGCTGAAGGCTGGCAGATACCTGAGGTGTTTTCAGCAAAAGGAAGAGATGGGAAAACGGATATCTGGGGGAATATTTACCGTCCGACCGGTTTTGATCCGTCGCGCTCTTATCCGGTTGTTGAGATGATTTATGCCGGACCGCACGATTCGCATGTGGACAAAGACTTTAAACCGGCTCACCACCTGATTTCCCGTTTGGTTGAATTAGGCTTTATCGTGGTTTCGATCGACGGAATGGGGACATCCAACCGTTCTAAAGCTTTTCATGATGTTTGTTGGAAGAACCTGAAAGATGCCGGTTTCCCGGATCGTATTGCCTGGATAAAAGCGGCAGCTGAGAAATATCCATCGATGGATACCTCGCGGGTCGGTATTTACGGCTGGTCGGCAGGCGGACAGAATGCCATGGCTGCTTTGTTGTTCCATAATGACTTTTACAAGGCGGCAGTTGCTTTATGCGGTTGCCATGACAACCGAATGGATAAGATCTGGTGGAATGAGCAATGGATGGGATATCCTATCGACGAGTCTTACAGTGCTTCATCGAATGTGGATAATGCTTATCGGCTGAAAGGTAAGTTGTTGCTGATTAACGGCGAACTGGATGACAATGTAGATCCGGCTTCCACATTGCAGGTTGTCAATGCCTTGATGAAAGCGAATAAAAAGTTTGAACAACTCTATCTGCCGGGTAAAAGCCATTCTTTGGGCGGTCCGTACGAAATGCACCGTATCCACGATTTCTTTGTTAAGAATTTATTGAACCAGGAACCTCCCGAGTGGGAATAAAATAAAAATGGCACAATATGAATACTGAGCGTTAATCGTATTCTTATTGTGCCGTAAAATGTTGAGTTGGTTGTCTTATTGATTTTCCAGTGCGTCTATCCATATATCCAGGCAAAGTTGTGGATATATGTAAAAACTTTCTTCGAGAGTGCCTGTCGCTTTCATCTTTTCGGATATCTCGTCGGCAATTGCCGGCTTGGAGTTGATAAGCAGGTCGAAGATGATATAGGAGAAAAAGCCCGGTTTTCCTTTCAGGAACTTATCCATCACTAAATAATAGACATTGGGAGAGGCTGATAAAACGAAATCTTTAAAATTCTGATACTCCTCCGTGTCCATATATACGTAAGGATTACTTACATAAGCCATTTCATCACATTTAATGAGGAATAGTTCGAATTTCTCATTAAATTGTTTCTTTTCGGATTTGGAAGGGAGTTTCATCCCCATATTGATCCTGGCCCGCAGGTCGGGCGTTACTTTATAGACATCCGGTTCCTGATAGTCTTCACCGTCACAGGATGTAAAGAATATCAGAGCGATTGAGGCAAGCAGGAGTGCCAATATTTGTAACTTAGTCATAAATGTCTGTATATTTTTATTTTATTTCTTAATCATAAGACGCAATACCACAGCAAAAAGCTGCACTTACCACGTTTTATCTGTCTTTATTAATAAAACGGATAAAAAATAAAAATACTGCATAACAAACAAAAAATATTTATTTTTCTTATGCACGCACCTCTGGAGTGAAGATTATTCCTTTCTGTAAGAGCCTTTATTCGATTATCTAGATCTGAAAGCCTGTATTATAACCTTTTCCCTCTACTATTTTATATCTGAAAGATAGTAATTGTAAAAAAGTATAGTATTTGTTTCATTTATGTAAGGTATGCTCTACATATATGTAATGCTTGCCTTTCATTTGTGTAAGGCTAGCCTTACTTTTTTAAAATATTGAAAGAAGACCCTAAATTATCCTATCTTTTCTTTTGGGTATTCCTAATGAAAATACTTAGTTGCTTGGTGTCTGGGTCAGTGACATAGAAAAGTGCTGAATGGTTTCGGTTAAGTATTGTTGTTTTATTTGTAATATTCTGATAGATAGGTTTTTATTTGATCGTTTTAGCATCTGTGTAAGTTTGAATAATACTAATATATAATTAATGTACGCACGTACATTATTATATTATAAAGAGAATGTTATATAATGGAATAAGTGGTTGTATGGTATGAAAATCAATTAGAGAATCCGTAAACGGAGTGACTAGAGAAAACGATCGTTTATTCTCGCCAACAAAATTAGGCATAAGTTTTGAAACTGCAATTATTTTGCAAATATTTTTTATGTCGTTATCTTCTTTCTTATCAAGAGAATAGCAAAGTATGTACAAAATTGGATATTTCCGATACCAACTCTTTAGATGTAAAAAACAGTGACTAAAATAAACGATCGTTTTAGCTAGTCATTCATGTCTGACTAGGATAATATAAAGAGTTTATAAGAACTAATTTCATTAACACTATTATTAATATTAAAATTTAGATTTATGAACAGAAAGTTTTCTACTTTGATGGCCATCGCGATGTTGGCCACGGGAGCAAACGGATGGGCACAGGTAACAATTGATGCTGGAACTACCACAACAGATGGTTATACAGTACAAGCTTCTGCGGCCGGTGCACTGTTTGATCAGTTTGTCCAGGAAAATGCAAGTAGCCGGGGGAATAAACTTTTTCCTACTGTGTCTCCGTTTGAATTAAAAACGGTTTATGGTGCAAAACCTATATCTTCATTGCAACATATAAACGGTGTTGCTGATGGTCGTTATTTTCAGTTTGCCATAAGTGAGTCTTTCCATGCAGTTTCGGCTTTAGCTGGTGATGGAAAAGAAGTCCTGACAATGGTTTGGGTGGATGCAGACAACGCTGTTTCAGGGCAAGGACATTTTGAAGTACAGGTTGAAAATGTAAATAACGCGAATGTTTCTAACAACCGTATTACATTAGATCGTACTTTGTGGAAAGTTACTGCAAATAAAGATGCAGCAGGTACTGTTTTGTATTATCAGTTGCAGAACAAGGCTTCTGAAGCCATCATGCAGTTGTCTATCGATAAGGTAGTTGGAACTCCTAATGCTGCTGGAGAAGCTGAAATTGCATTGGAAGTGGTTAATGGACAAACAAACTGGCGTTGGGCTGACGGACAGGTTGCTTCTATTAATTCAAAGATTGAACCTGCTGCTGGAACTGTTCTGCAAAATCAATTGCGTGCCCAGTATAATAATGGAATGACTATTCGTTTAGCAAGAAAAGTTGCATCTGGCGGTAAAGTAACTTTAGGAGCCGTTAAAATGAATAGCAACAAAGCATTTGCGGTTAATACTGATGCCATAACAATTAATGGCGCAACTTTTTATCCTGTCACATTTGAAAGTTGGGAAGCCAATCCTATCATCCTGACAGCAGATCAGATTAATGCTGAATTAGGAAATGAAGTTTTATTGACAGAAGATAAGAAAACTCCGAATCGTTTTAACTTTGTGTTTGATCCAGATGTTCAGGGAGATACAAATGTAATGTTGTCGGGTGCTTTCAAAGCTGAAAGCGCTAAAAGCGGTTTCGACCGTGTACCGGGTGATGCTCCTGATGGTTATGTTCGTTTCGTTACAAACGCAACGAAAAATGAATCATCTGAATTTAAGAAAGAATATCTGCATGTAGATACTGCTTATTATGATCCGACCCCCAACGGTCGTTACGATCTGAAATTAACAGTTGGTCAGATCTTATATCCGAGATATGCTGTTGCTGCTGATGGTAGAACTGTAAACTCAAATGGCGAGTTGATGATTGGCAGTTCTGTAATGACTGATGCTCAGAAGTATGGTGATTTGTTTACTACTACGTTAAGTCAGGCTCCTTACACAATGACTGCTTATACACAGTTGAAACGTCAGTCTAACTTCCGTCCTATCTTCTATCCGTCTACTCAGAGCTTGCGTTTGCAGGCAGAAATGCTGTATAAAGCCGATAAAAATGATCCGACTTGCTGGTGGGGACAAATGGCAAAGGATGCTGCCGGAACTTCTGCCGGAACTTCTGTAGCTGCTAGTTGGACGGCTGGAACAGTTGGGACAGATTATACGATGCTTATCGCTAAATGTGCTGCTGATCCTACAATTGATCCGGTTAATGTGCGTGGAGCTGCCAGAGGATACTATCCTTCTTATGCTCAGGATATTAAAAATGTTGAACAGGGTAATCGTTTGTTGTATTATGCTTCTCCATGGGGTGTAACAAATTTGACTGTTGCTAAAGAGCGTAATGGTTATGCTACAAATGGTTTGAGTGAAGTTAATGTTTTGTTGTGGAATGCAGTAGGGAACGTATTACAAACGGATAAGGCTGCTGCTGTTGCTCTGGCTACAGCTTTTGATGCTGTTCCTACAGGTAATCAAAATGTTTGGGTAATAGACCCGGCATCAACAGTTTCCGCTGGTAATTTGGCCGAATTTAAAACAGCTGTTGGTGCTAATGAAGTTGTTCCTGCTACAACTGGACTTAAGCTGATCTATGCACCTCAATATGCTACAGCTCATAGTAACTTAGCTCGTTTGGTTACTTTGACTCCGACTCATATTGTATTAACTGCTGGTCCTCACGATGTAAACGATGCTAAATACAGCGGTTTGTTGACTTATATCACATTGAAGACAACTAAGACTGAATCGGATCTGAATGAAGTTGCTGATATTGCAGAAGGTTTCTATTATATTCGCAACGCAAAGAAGATGTCTTCTGATCTGACACAAGAAGGCGATTATCGCTATGAAGATTTAGCTGCTACTAATGCTACATTTACTTATTGGAATGCAATGACTCAGAAATGGGATAGAGGTGATGTAGAAAATGGTAACAATCCGAACAATGACGGTATCAATGCTGCAATGCATCTTAACGATTTGAGCAATACCGGTAATCTGGTTTACTCTTCAGATAAGAAAGTGATTCCTTCTGCTCAGTGGTATGTAAAAGGTAATGGTGGTTATTATACGATCATTAACCGTGAGTCAGGACGTACTTGGGGTACTAGCTACTGGTGGAAGACTTCTGAACCGAATACTTATGCGAACATGGCTACTTATTACGATGCAGCTGGTTTGATGCAGACATACCGTGATACTATCCGTATCGAAATGATCCCGCAGGCAGAACTGACTAACCGTACTATGGGTTATCTGGATATGACACAGGCTGAAGCTATTGCTGATACCAGTGTATATGCTATCGGTATGAAGAACCTGGGTGATACTCACTTCTCTCTGACAAGTGTAGACGGTGTATTGAAACTGGTTCAGGATGCTAAGGGTGAATACAAAATGGAAAGAGTTCTGGTGAAAGATAAAGATATCTATTCTCAGAAAACAATGGGTACAGATGAGTTGATCTATGGCTATGTTCCTACAAAGGGAAATGCTGTCGATACTGCTAAAATGTTGGTTCGTGCTAAATACTATATCTATAAAGATGAAGTAAATGCAAATTCAGGTATTGAACCTTCAAGTATCAAGACTCGTCAGTATATCACACTGGAAAGTGGTAAATATCGTTTGACTTCAATCCAGGTTAAGTTTGATGATAACTTGTTCTCTACTAATCTGGATGCAGATGAAATGTCAGGAACAGAAAATGTGAAGAACCGTCGCGCATTCTATGTAAAACAGATCTCTACTGAAGATCCTACTCAGTTCGTATTGGTTGATCCGCTCGTTGTAACTCAGACTGGTAATGGTACTTCTACAAAGGTTGCTTATGGTGCACGTTTGTTCGTTAACCAGATGACAGCCGAAGTACAGCCAAGCAGCCTGATTTCTGATGGATATGCTAACAGCTATGCTTCAAGTATTTTCAGTGTTGAAAAACAGCAAGCATTCAATTACAAAGATCTTCGTGGCGAATTCAGCCGTGATACTTTGGAATTCTTCAAAGCTGACGATGCTGCAGGTAACTACCTGTTGAGCGAAAACACTGTCAAAGGTGCTAACGTTGGTTTGCTGGAAAGTCTGGATAAGAATCTGAATAAGAACAATGCTATCTTCCTGGATACAGCTAACGTATCTCGTCCGGAATGTCCTCGCTTCTTATTGGGTCTGCGTAATGTCGATACTTACGAACAGAATTCAAGTATTGCTTCACACAACCGTCATCTTTATACAGATGCTGCTTATCTGGTGAACATGATTGACTCTGTTAGTGCAAATCCTGTTTACATGTATAAGAACATCGATCAGAATGCAACTAAGTACTATCGTCTGGGCTTCGTTAATGCAAGACACGAAGGTTCTAAATTGACATTCGATAAAAGCGGTGCTGTTTACGACCTGAGTGATGCAGCTCTGGGAGCAAATAACTTGAACTATGCAACATTCGCCTTCCGTTATTGTGATGCAGAACGTGAAAACTTCTATATCGAAACAATGTACGATAATAACACTCGCGGTTGGTTGAAGACTATTAACCACGTATTGGTTGTAACTCCGGAAATTCAGGAAGCTGAAGTATTCCAGGCTAAGAAGTCTGAAGGTGCTCCGACTGCTAACGAAGAAATTACTGCAAGCAGCGTAACAGTTGTAGGTGGTAACGGTATCGTAACAATCAAGGGTGCTGCTGCTAAGAAAGTGACAGTATGCAACGTACTTGGCCAGACTCTTGCTTCTACAGTTCTTTCTTCCGACGACGCAACTATCGCAGTACCTGCCGGTATCGTAGTTGTAGCTGTTGAGGGCGAAGCTGCAGTAAAGGCAGTGGTTAAATAATAAAGGATTTTTTATAATCAAATAATTCTAAAATTGTCATGTGGTTAAACACCAAGTATCCCGTGAGGGCGAACAAGTGGCAGTATTAATACTAAAGTAATAAAATAAAGTTCATCTGCCGGTATCGCTGTGAAGCGAGGAAGCAGGTACAAGACAAAGCCCCGGCAGGTCGTTGACCGGCAGGGGCTTTTTTCAACTAACAGGGTAAAATCCTTATTATAAAATCACAAATTTCTTTCATAAATAGATTATAAACTAAAAATATCATGATTATGAAACAACGATTACTTTATGCGTTCCTGATGCTGTTTGCTGTATTGGGGATGGCGAGAGCAGCGGATGTAAATATAAAAGTGACTTCTACCGGTGGTATGCCGGTGACGGTTAAGTTGGATCAAGCTGATGCGGTAATAGTTAGTGCCGGAACACATGGCGATAATGTTAAGCTCAGTACTGATAAAAAAACAGTTACCCTTGCGCAAGGGTACCAAACAGAAGTTGAAATAACTTCAACTTCTGCTACAACTGCTACTGTGACCGGTCGGATGGATAAGCTGGAAATAGCCGGTGACAGTAAACTGAAAACTCTCAATTTGAGTAAGGATAATTATGTAAAGGAACTGATCGTTTCCGGTTCTGCATTAGAGTCTCTTACTTGTTCCGGGTTGGGAATGGAAACGTTGACTTTAAGTAGTGCATCTGTTTTGAAAACGTTGGATGCATCTGATAATAAGTTGATAACATCAAACTTGAACTTACCAACAACTTTGGAAACTCTGGATTTGTCTGATAATCTTTTAAGTGGGGGGACTTGGAATATTGGTTCCTATGCTGCTTTGAAAGATTTAAATGTATCCAAAAACCAGTTGACAGATTTATTAGGGCTGGCTTCTTTGACCAGTCTGGAAAAATTAAATCTTTCGGATAACCGGATTAAGACGTTGACTGCTAATCCGGGAAAGGCCGATTGTGCAATAATCTGGGGCGTACAGACTCTGACCATTACTACTATGAGTTATGGAACCGATGCGAATAAAGGTTACCGTATCTCTAAATTGATTGTAGATGCCGGTATTACTACGGATAAGAACCAGGCCTTCTCTGATGTAAGCTGGCAGGTAAAAGATGGTACGGTTTATAAAAATGATAATAATAAAACGGCTCACCAGCAATCGGGAGCCTGGGCCGATGAATATCGTTTCTATGACGCGACAACGAAAGAGTATATAAAAGGCACTTATCAATGTTCGCTAAAGACGGGTGGGCGTGAGTATAAAATTACAGATCTGGAAGTCTGGACTGCCAAGTTCAAGCTGAAAGGTGTGACACCGACAAATGCTACTGATTTTAAAGTTTCGATTGATGGTGCAGGTGCAGTAAATGTATCGGACGAACCAGAGGTAAAGCAAGGTGCTAAGCTTCTTTTCTCCGTTACACCTGAAGCCGGCTATGAGACGGCTGTTTACACGATTGAAGGTATGGTGCCGGCTGTTACCGGACAACAAGCTCCTTATAAAGGAACTTCTTTTGCTTGTATTGTGAAGGGACTTTATAAATCGCAGGCCGAAGATGTTTCACCGAAGATCTCTGCTGTTGTTTTAGGTAAAGAGCATGTTGTTTCTTATGAGAATAAGACACAGAGCGGAGGTTCTTTTACTGTTCAAAAAGTATCCGGAACAACCACATCCTATTTGGCTTCCAATGATAAGATTTCTGCCGGTGACAAATTGCTGATTAAGATCAAACCGAATACAGGCTATGATTTTGTTCTTACTATAAATGGTGCAGATAAAACTTCGTCTGTAAAGCAAAGCGGAACTGATGCCGATTATACTTATGAAGAAGAGGTCGATAATACGACATATCCGGGAACATCAACGATTACAGTATCCGTTACTTTTAAGAATCCGGCGGTAAAAGCATCTGTTTTGGTGGATGGAGCAGACCTTAGTGTTGCGGTTACATCAATCAAAAATTATACGGTAACTATTCAGAAGCCGGATGGAACTGGAGAGACAGTAAATAGTAACGCTACGGTTGATTTATTACCGAATACTACTTATCAGGCAATTTTCTCAACAGTCAAAGTCACTGGTGGAACTACTGTTGTTTATCGCCTGAAAGATATAACGATCAACGGAGGTGAATTGAAATCTGTCAAAAAAGACGACAAGGGTAGTGATGAAATGCAGTATACGGTAGCATTTACGGTGCAAACATCAGATGTGACGCTTTCTATCACTACAAAGCAGATGAAGCCTGCCTCTATTGTGCCGGTAGAGAACAATGGTGGAGCCAATCTACAGAAACAAGTCTATGATGGAAACGCGAAGCCTGTCTTATTCAGTACTATTCCTGCCAACTTGGATGAACATGTGAAAGTAACTTATGTAAGAACTACCGGCTCTGTTGATATGGGTACAACGGAACCTGTCAATGCCGATACATATACCGCTACTCTTAAGTTTGAAGAAAACGATTATTATATTCCAGATGCAACGAATGGGGAAAAGACAGTTACTCTCACAATATCAAAGGCTCCGCTGACTATTGAGACTTTGCCGACAGTAACGGTAGATAAAGCTGGTAAATATATTATAACAGGCGGAAAAGTGAAGTTTAACGATGAAGAGATAAAAGGAACTTTTAGTATTACTCCGACTACTCCGTCAAACCCAGGCGTATCTCATACGGCAGAAGTTGCCTATACGCCTACAGCACCCGCTGATGCAGCTAATTTTGAAGTAGCGAAAGCCACTGTCAACGTATTGGTACCAGGGAGTGAGCTCCCGTTGTATAGTGTGACTATGGCTGAGTTGCCATCTTCGGCTTACAGTGTTCAATGGATGAACGGTGATAAGCCGATCGATATCTCAAAAGAAACTTTTGCCGATGGTACTGTTCTGAGTGCAATAGTATCTTATCCCAAAGGAACAAAAGGAGTTGATTTTACTCTGACATCAACAGGAGGAAATAGTGTGGTTTCTCCGAAATCATCAGAAGATGGTCGCTTGGTTAAAACTGTTACTATAAAGGAAAACACAGAGTTTAAAGTAGTTGCTGGTATCGGTGATACTTATAAAATTACTTTTAAAAATCAGAAAACCGATTTCACGGGCGAACCGCTAGCATATAACCCTGAAACGGGATTGACGATCTCAGATAAGAATGATCAGCCTGTTTCTTGGGCTACTATTGGTTCTTCTGTATCGGTAACTTATAAAGATGCTTCCGGTAAAGTAGTTGCTCTGCCTGTCGATGCTGGTACATATACTGTTTGTGTGTCGATTGCAGCAGATAAAGTAACAGGGTACGTGGAGACTACTGCTGAAAGTGCCTCTTTTATTGTCAACAAGATTAAACCGGTTATTTACACAATGCCGAAGGCTTCCGTGATTGCCAAAGGACAGGCTCTTTCTTTGTCTGACCTGACAGGGGGGGCAGCCAATATTCCTGGTAAATTTACCTGGAAAGATGGTACGAAATCTTTCTCTGTTGCCGGATCTTATAAACAGCCGGTAGTATTTACTCCGGAAATTGGCTATGATAAGAATTATCTGTCTGTGGAAACCGGGGGGGAAGGTACCACTGTGCAAGTCGATTATGTCTCCGTTGCTGTTTCCGATCTGCAAATAGTAACTTTTGTACAGACGGAAGGAACAATAACCGTAACCAATCAGTTGGGACAAACATTGCCTACCGGTAGTGCAGTAACAAAAGGTGATGTATTGACTATTAAAGTTGAGCCTCGTGAAGCCCTGGAATTGAAATCGCTGAAAGTGAATGGTGTGGATAACAACGGAACTTATACGGTTGGAACTTCATCCGTAGCGATCGAAGCGATCTATCAACCGAAAGTGGTAGAGCCCGAACCTGAAGATCCTGTTATCGATCCCAACAGTCAGTATGCAGTAACCTTACCGAAGGCAAATGATGTTCGTGGTGTTCTTATCAATAAACCGGGGGTGAATGCAGTGTTGAAAGACAAGCCTTTTAACTTTACACTGAATACTTTAGCTGCCGATGCTGAAAAGGTTGTAGTGAAAGTGAACGGAACAGAACTGAAACCGGTAGACGGCACGTATACGATT is a genomic window containing:
- a CDS encoding S9 family peptidase, with product MCKKLTFFCCLGLLLLALPIVTITAQVTTADYLRADTFLKCSGKMYSSAVIPAWLDSSHYFWYKNHERGGDFYYLVNAKTGKKQRGTDKKQLAAFLTGKQKPLAEILLKEEDEKNANYRRNGEEAKPVISPDTKWEAYIRDNNVYIRPTGDEKDKKKGEIALTTDGTTNLFYSSYMIWSPDSRKLATVKVRGVQERRIPLIESSPESQRQPILQWRDYAKPGDVIEVCLPALFDIESRKQIPLDVEPYANQFTLYLTGWRKDSRAFTFEFNQRGHQRYIVGEVNATDGTIRHLADEQSNTFIHYYQNYRYDLNDGKEMLWSSERDGWRHLYLMDGNTGNVKQQVTQGEWVVRRVDFVDETNRTVYFFASGFNKGEDPYNLHYCRINLDGTGFTDMTPENGNHRISFSKDRAYFVDTYSRPDLPAVSQLKKTEDASVVTVLEKCDVSDLVAEGWQIPEVFSAKGRDGKTDIWGNIYRPTGFDPSRSYPVVEMIYAGPHDSHVDKDFKPAHHLISRLVELGFIVVSIDGMGTSNRSKAFHDVCWKNLKDAGFPDRIAWIKAAAEKYPSMDTSRVGIYGWSAGGQNAMAALLFHNDFYKAAVALCGCHDNRMDKIWWNEQWMGYPIDESYSASSNVDNAYRLKGKLLLINGELDDNVDPASTLQVVNALMKANKKFEQLYLPGKSHSLGGPYEMHRIHDFFVKNLLNQEPPEWE
- a CDS encoding DUF6383 domain-containing protein, whose translation is MNRKFSTLMAIAMLATGANGWAQVTIDAGTTTTDGYTVQASAAGALFDQFVQENASSRGNKLFPTVSPFELKTVYGAKPISSLQHINGVADGRYFQFAISESFHAVSALAGDGKEVLTMVWVDADNAVSGQGHFEVQVENVNNANVSNNRITLDRTLWKVTANKDAAGTVLYYQLQNKASEAIMQLSIDKVVGTPNAAGEAEIALEVVNGQTNWRWADGQVASINSKIEPAAGTVLQNQLRAQYNNGMTIRLARKVASGGKVTLGAVKMNSNKAFAVNTDAITINGATFYPVTFESWEANPIILTADQINAELGNEVLLTEDKKTPNRFNFVFDPDVQGDTNVMLSGAFKAESAKSGFDRVPGDAPDGYVRFVTNATKNESSEFKKEYLHVDTAYYDPTPNGRYDLKLTVGQILYPRYAVAADGRTVNSNGELMIGSSVMTDAQKYGDLFTTTLSQAPYTMTAYTQLKRQSNFRPIFYPSTQSLRLQAEMLYKADKNDPTCWWGQMAKDAAGTSAGTSVAASWTAGTVGTDYTMLIAKCAADPTIDPVNVRGAARGYYPSYAQDIKNVEQGNRLLYYASPWGVTNLTVAKERNGYATNGLSEVNVLLWNAVGNVLQTDKAAAVALATAFDAVPTGNQNVWVIDPASTVSAGNLAEFKTAVGANEVVPATTGLKLIYAPQYATAHSNLARLVTLTPTHIVLTAGPHDVNDAKYSGLLTYITLKTTKTESDLNEVADIAEGFYYIRNAKKMSSDLTQEGDYRYEDLAATNATFTYWNAMTQKWDRGDVENGNNPNNDGINAAMHLNDLSNTGNLVYSSDKKVIPSAQWYVKGNGGYYTIINRESGRTWGTSYWWKTSEPNTYANMATYYDAAGLMQTYRDTIRIEMIPQAELTNRTMGYLDMTQAEAIADTSVYAIGMKNLGDTHFSLTSVDGVLKLVQDAKGEYKMERVLVKDKDIYSQKTMGTDELIYGYVPTKGNAVDTAKMLVRAKYYIYKDEVNANSGIEPSSIKTRQYITLESGKYRLTSIQVKFDDNLFSTNLDADEMSGTENVKNRRAFYVKQISTEDPTQFVLVDPLVVTQTGNGTSTKVAYGARLFVNQMTAEVQPSSLISDGYANSYASSIFSVEKQQAFNYKDLRGEFSRDTLEFFKADDAAGNYLLSENTVKGANVGLLESLDKNLNKNNAIFLDTANVSRPECPRFLLGLRNVDTYEQNSSIASHNRHLYTDAAYLVNMIDSVSANPVYMYKNIDQNATKYYRLGFVNARHEGSKLTFDKSGAVYDLSDAALGANNLNYATFAFRYCDAERENFYIETMYDNNTRGWLKTINHVLVVTPEIQEAEVFQAKKSEGAPTANEEITASSVTVVGGNGIVTIKGAAAKKVTVCNVLGQTLASTVLSSDDATIAVPAGIVVVAVEGEAAVKAVVK